The sequence CGCTCATACCCAGGATGATCGGACGTAGCGATCTCGCGTTCGATTATCTGCATTCGATTTTTAGGCATGGCCTCATCGAGATCTGGCCTTCGGCCAGACCGAACATAGCGATTTTGAGATCGAGGGAATTTTCGACTTTATCAGGTCTGCGAATTCCCCCGCTTCGAAGCCGGCGCGAACGCCCTGACGACCAACTGCGTCAGCAGAGCAGCCGCCGCTTCGGGAGCGGCAATCGCCCGGCGGTAGATTTCGAGACTGGCATGCGCCGCGCTTTCCGGCGAGGTTCGATGATCCACAGAGGCTGGCCGCGAAAGATCAATTAACGCCGACTGGACCTGGCGCTCTGATTTCAGTTCGACTGCCTTCAACGCTGCGTAAAGCTTCGTCAGTTCGGCTGCCGGATCCGTGTCTGTCGCTTTGTCGATGTACCGTCGCACCCATCGCCTGGCGTCTCGCAGCGGGTGCACCAGGTTTTCGTTGAGCAGCGAAATTCTGACCAGAACCTCGCCGATCTTGGACTGATCGAGCACCGTACGGGAGCCCTGCGCCGACCAGAGGCAGAATAGCACCGCGTTGACGTCGAAGCCATGCTCATCCTGCAAGGCTAGGCACAACTCGGCGACGTACGGTTTTGCGTACACGTCCAGCGAGAACTGCCAAAATGCCGAAGCAGCAGTCTGATCCCGCTTGGTCATTCCCACACCGGTCCGGGCTGGCAGACGCAGAGCATTGCGCCTACCAGCGCACCCGGTGCCGGAATGCCGGGAGCATCAGAAAGTACGCGCGCCGAAATGGATTTCCATCATCGGCCGCATGACATCCCAACGCTCAAGCTGCGACCAATGACCCGAGCGGTCGAGCACATAGAGCTCGGCGTACTGCAGGTGCTCGATCAGGTAGAGGCTGGTGTCGAGCGGAACGATGCGGTCCTGCCTACCGTGGAAGATCAAAACATTGTGCGGCAGCTTGGACAGGATCGATGGCGGCATGTTGAGCGCTTCGATACCCTGCTTCATTGAATCGATCATCTTGACAGCGGTTTTCATGATCTCGGGATCGGTCGCGATCTTGTAACGGTTGCTGACGATCTCATCCATGCCTTCGAACTTGGCGGCGTCGTGGGCGAAACTGTGCATCAGCTGGCGGTAACGGGACGGCCGCGGATCCGAGTAGAATGACAGCAGGCGCACAAGCTCTGGAGTCCGGGGGCCGGGAGCGCCGATCGACCCCATCAGCACCACGCGGTCGATCCAGTCGGGCTCTTCGCTCATCATCTGAAGAGTGAGCGCGCCTCCCATCGAATTGCCGACGACATGGGCCTTCTCGATCCCCAGCGTCTCGAGCAGGCCGAAGCACTGTTCGACTCGTGTACCGATCCATGCCATGACGTTGTCAGGCCAGGGTTCGGGGATGACCGACTGTCCGAAGCCGATCAGGTCGGGTGCGATCACGAAGAAATTTTCTGCCAGGTCGGGCATCAGGTGCAGCCAGTTGGAACCGGCGTGTGCGCCCGGTCCTGCCCCGTGCAGCAGAAGAATAGCGGGGTTGCTCGGGTCACCTGCCAGCAATGTGTGCGAAGTCAGCCCCCGCCCCGTGATCTTCTCTTCCCTTACGCTCGTGTCGCCTTGCATCCTGTTTCTCCTCTGAAAACTGCGTGTTTCTGCCATGACAGGCCTGTTCGGTGCGGCACGGCTATAGACGACCGTTCATAACTGTGCAATGCATTCGTCAAAGTGGGTTACGGATGAGGAGCAATTTATGAACCAAGATGGCGGTGGTAGCGGAACCGGACCCTGCGATTCGGCGGCGAGTCTTAGCGAGGAAGAGATAGCAGCGTTTGCGGCCGAGCTCGACCAAGCCGAACAGTCACGTCAGCAGATCCGCCAGTTCACGGTGCGCCGACCGGGAATGTCGATCGCCGATGGCTATCGCATCAGCAAACGATGGGTCGACCTCAAGCTCGCTTCCGGGAGAAAGGTCTTCGGTCACAAGATAGGCTTGACTTCACGAGCGATGCAGCAAGCCGCCGGGATTACCGAACCCGATTACGGAACGTTGCTCGACGATATGGTATTCGAACAGGGGAGCGACGTGCCTTTCGACCGGTTCATCACGCCCAAGGTCGAGGTCGAGCTCGCTTTCGTTTTGGGGAAACGGATCGAAGGACCCGGTGCAACGATCTTTGACGTACTCAAGGCGACCGAATATGTTATCCCGGCGGTCGAGATAATCGACAGCCGCACATTTCCCGTCGATCCCGCAACCGGCGCGTGTCGCATAGTGCAGGACACAATCAGCGACAATGCTGCCAATGCCGGGATAATCGTCGGTGGATTGCCGATGCGGCCTGACAAGATCGACATGCGCTGGGTCAGTGCGCTGCTTAGCCGCAACGGTGTGATCGAGGAAACGGGCGTCGCCGCAGGCGTGCTCAACAATCCGGCGAACGGCGTGGCGTGGCTTGCCAACCGCCTTGCTCCTTGGGACCAAACGCTGGAGGCAGGCGAAGTCGTTCTGGGCGGGTCGTTCACCCGCCCTGTCGAAGTCCGAAGGGGTGATGTTTTCAACGCCGATTTCGGACAGTTGGGCGCTATCGGCTTCCGGTTCGTCTAGGGCAAGACTATGCAGACACCGCAAAACCGCTTCAAGGACCAGCTCGGCGACGGTCCGCCGCAACTCGGTTTCTGGTTGGCGCTCGCCAATCCGGACATCGCTGAAATTTGCTCTGGCTTGGGCTATGACTGGGTTCTGATCGATGGCGAGCACGCTGCTCAGACCCTGCCTGCGATTGCCAACCAGTTGCGCGCGGTTGACACCATTCCGGCCTGCTCTGCAATCGTGCGCGTTCCCGGCCACGATCCAGTGACGATCCGCCAGATCCTCGATCTTGGTGCCCCGACAATCATGGTGCCGATGGTCGATAACGCACAGCAGGCAGCGGCAATCGTCAAGGCTTCGCGCTATCCGCCAGCGGGTGATCGCGGTATAGGCGGTGCCCGCGCCGCACGCTGGGGCAGCTATCCCGCTTACGTGGCGGAGGCCAACGAGCGACTGTGCATCATTGCCCAGATCGAGACTGCCGAAGCGCTCGATAATCTGGAGGCTATCGCTGCCGTCGATGGCATCGACGCCCTGTTTGTCGGGCCTGCCGACCTCGCCGCATCGCTCGGCCTGCTTGGCCCCGCCAATGCAACGGCTCTCGCCCAAGTGACCGGAGAAACCCTCGCCCGAATCCGCGCCACCGGCACCCCCTGCGGCATCCTGTCACGTGACGAACGCCTGGTGCAGCAATATCTGGACGGAGGTGCTCGCTTCCTCGCGGTTGGCATAGATTCCTTTACGCTAGCAAAGGCTGCGGGAGACATGGCACGGGACTGGCACAATCGCATCGATGCAGCGGGCAACGGCACAAAATGACGCGGTGTGACTGGGGGCCTGCGCCAACGGAGGCATCGGCAAAACCGCTGAGCGGCATCAGGGTTCTCGAACTCGCGCGAATCCTGGCCGGGCCATGGTGCGGGCAATTGCTGGCCGATCTCGGTGCCGAGGTTATCAAGATAGAACGCCCCGGCAGTGGTGACGACACCCGCCACTGGGGCCCGCCGTTTGTGATGTCGGATGCGGGCGAAAACCTGGGCGCGGCCTATTATCATTCGGCCAACAGGGGGAAGCGGTCCATCGCGGTTGATATCACAACCGCCGAAGGTCAGGATATTGTCCGCAGTCTTGCGGCAAGCGCCGACATCATGATCGAGAATTACAAGGTGGGCGGGCTGGCCAAATACGGGCTTGACCATGCAGCCTTATCGCGGATTAGCCCGCGCCTTATCACCTGCTCAATCACCGGCTTCGGGCAGACCGGGCCTTATGCCCACCGTCCCGGATACGACTACATCGCCCAGGCCATGGGTGGGCTCATGTCAATGACCGGCGAGCCGCAGCGCGAGCCGCAGAAGGCTGGCATTGCGGCCGCCGACCTGTTTACCGGGGTCTACAGCGCGGTGGCAGTGCTGGCAGCGCTCAACCAACGGCGTGAATCAGACGTCGGCGCACATATCGACATGGCACTGCTCGATACCCAGGTCAGCGTCATGGGCAATCAGGCGCTGAACTGGATGACCTCAGGGGTGGTGCCGCGCCGGGTCGGCAACGGCCATGCCAATCTGGCACCCTATCAGGCCTTCCCGACCCGCGATGGAGATCTGATCATCGCGGTCGGCAATGACGGCCAGTTCGCCGCCCTTTGCCGGGTGCTGAATATTGCGCTTGACCGGGACGAGCGCTTCAGCACCAATCCCCAGCGGATTCGCAATCGGGTAGAGTTGATCAAGGCTATCGAAGAGATTACAACACAATGGAACCGGGAGGAACTTTTCGAGTTGCTCGAAAATGCAGGAATTTCTGCCGGCCCGATCAACGAGCTGGACCAGGTATTCGCCAACCCGCAAGTCATTGCGCGCGGCATGGCGATTGAACGTGCAGGACGTCCCGGAGTGGCCAGCCCGATCGTCATTGACGGTGTCCGGATGGTATCAGACCGACCTGCGCCCGGGGTTTCAGAAGAAATTGGGTCCGATTTTAAATAATTCCGGATCAACCGTGCGATTGCGCGTCGCCCGAATTGTCGAACAGCTTCCCTCGCTCGCTGTACAGAACAAGCGCCAGAGTCATGAGACCTACCGCGACGAGTGAAATGGCCAGCGCGCGCGGAGTACCATTGTAGGCGAATCCGATCAGCCCTCCCGGCCCGGCTCCTACGACCAGCCTGAATAAAGACTGGACCGAAGCGCTCGACCATGGCCGAGTTGGCAAGGTTGTCAGCACCATCCTGAGATTGCCGAGCAGCTCGCGGCTACGCGCGCCTGTCCGTTTGCCAGGCGGGAGAGTTTTGTCGAGACGAAAATAATTCCAACACATGCCCTCAAGAGCCAAGATGGCGATCGCAAATGATCGCGAGGGGCAAGACAGTCAATCCGGACGAAACAAATCCAATTAGGCCGCGCAGGCATAGGACCCATCCAGAAGTCTCGAACGAGTGCCGAGGCACAGCACGCATACGGCGGAAAGCGCTCCCAAAAGGCTGAGATGGTGCATCGGCGGTACTCGTCTGAACAAGGTGCCGTAGGTTACATAAAGCCCGACGGTCGCGATCGCGACCAGGTCCCCCGGTTCATCACCCCCATGTGAAATCGCTCGGATCACCCTTTGTCACTATCCGACGATTCCCAATACGGAGAGCAGAGCCCATCCTGATGCTGTGCATTGCAATCGCATCATCGAAGAAGAGCGCAGGCAAGGCCAGCATCGGGATGCGCATGGCCGACTGCAGAAGCAGGTTGTCGATCGCAGTCGTGTATTGAAGGCTCCAGTAGACCATGTACGTGGAAGCTCCGACACCGATCAAGCCCAATATGGAAAGCTGGGCACCTCCAAAAACCTCTCGCATTTATTGTCTCACCTTTGGAGTAAACCCACCAGCTTATAGCTGGTATAAGGGTTCAGCCGATAGTGCTTATGCCATATTCACGCGGCAGCCACACGGCTTTTCATCACCGTTATCACATAGTCTGGGCGCCAAAATACCGTTTCAAGGTGCTGCACGGCGAGGTGCGCTTGCGGGTGCGCGAGATCATCTGGCAGGTTTGCAACGAGCTGGGCGTGATCATCATTCATGGCGCTCTGTCGCGCGATCATGTCGATATGTTATGGGATGGACGCCTCCTGTTTTCCGATCAATATTAAATGATCTAATGGAAAGGAGAAATACGATGACGATTCAATTACTGGCGGTAGATTTGGGGAAGCGATCATTTCATATGCACGGGATCACTGCTGATGGTGTAGTGGTTTCTCGCAAGGTAAGCCGCTCTAAGTTCGAGGCAGCTGGACGGGAAATACGTTTGGTGAATCCCCGGTACGAGCGACGGGCGGCTACAGGATAGGTGCGTCCAAAATCCAGGATCGGAAGCCAAAACAGGCGAATATGGATCAAATATCAGCCGGACAGGCGTGCCGCGCATCATGCCGACGTGAAACATGGCTCCAAAGCGTCAAATCATTAGGTTGATGGAGGTGCCCAGCTCCCCGAAATCCCCGAAACCAACGCCAGTAAGGCTGCGCCGGAAAAGGTTATCGAGCATGCCCGTGCGCACAATCTGACGATTCGCCAGCTCGCCGCAAAGGCTGGCAGCTATGCGGGGCTCGCCTTTGTCGGTACCCCGGTATTGATCGCCGACGAAATGGAGCTTTGGCTGGAAGAGCGAGGGTCAGACGGCTTCGTTGTCATGTTGCCCTTTCTGCCGGAAGGACTGAACGATTTTGTCGATCTTGTCGTTCCCGAATTGCAGCGCCGGGGCATTTTCCGCAAGGAATATGAAGGTACCACCTTGTGCGACCATTTTGGCTTGCAGCGTCCCGAAAATCGCTTTTTCTGACCCGGACGTGATCGAGCGCGCCGTCTGATATGGACGGCGCCACCTGCTTCTGAAACAATTGGCGCTTTGCGCGCCTATTTAGCCGACTTCGCCGGAACCGGTTCAGGTGGCTTTGCACTCATGATATGTGCATAAATTTCATCGATCTCAGCATCGCTCAGCTCGGTCGGGCGGAACGGCGGCATCTCGATGAGTCCTTGCCGCACGATCATACGCAGATAGTCGAGTTCAAGATCCTTTCGGCCGATCAGTGAAGGCACCGGTCGCTCTAGCTGCTCAAGCAGCATTGTTCCAGGATGACCTGGGCCTGGAGCGTGGCATCCGGCGCACATCAGCGCGTAATTTTCCGCGCCATCGGGCTTCTTGACCTTCGCCTCGTCTGAGCAGGCGCTCAGGGTGGCGAGGAGCGACATGGCAATTAGTTTTTTCATTATGCCTCTAACTCGATTAATTGCACGACAGATCAGGCTGACGCAAACAGCGCGGTTGGATCGAGAGCCTTTTTGACTCTCGTGTGAAGCGTAGATAGTCCGCCCGAAGCGAATGTCTTGTCGACCGTGGCGCGCAGGCCCGGTTCGGTGAATACCTGCCCGAATCCGGCTTCCGCCTGTGCCCCGATCAAGGCTTCGGCACAGGCGCGAGTGCGCGCTGCGCTGGACTTGTCCGAGCCAGTGCTAGGGAGGAACTGGCGGTGGTTGGCTGAACGCCATATGGCGACAGCTTCACTGACCATATCGAAACCATGTTCTGCGCAGGTATCGCGTGAAAGCTCGTAGAGACGCATCGCGTCTTCACCATCGACCGGGCTAACCGGGTTGACCGTCAGCGCCTGGTTGCCGCTCCACTGCGCGATTGCTGCCGGAGGGCTGGCCACAGCGCCTGTCATAGTCCCCATTCGCCATGACCAGAGCCGGGGATCGACACCCCGACCGTCTGCGATGACTTTCGCCCCGGGGACCGATCCGAAGGCACCGTTGACGAGATCCCACAGGATCGAGACGTTGTCTGGCAGCCCGTAGAGCGAGCCGTAGAGATTCCAGTACCCCAAACCCAGCGCCTTGCCAGCCGCTTCGACCGCGCTGGCCGCCATCGGGCCCTGACCGGCGTAGTCGCTGCGCTTCTTGCCGAGCAATGCAGCTTCATGCAGGGCGTTACCCACAGCCACGCCATTGGCCACGACCATGTTCAGCTTGAGTGGGCCGAGCACATCGAGCAGCGGAGCCAGCCCGTCCTCGCTCTCCACGGTAACCATGAACGTCTTGAAAGCAGGCGGTTCCGGCATCAGCCACGTGCCGACCTTGGTTGGCACTGCGAAATCGGATTGTGTGAACAGTCCGTCGACCCACGGGCCGTATCCGAACTTGAACAATTGCCAGCAGGTGCTTTTGGGCATAGCGCCCATGCCGGTGCGGACCAGCCTGCCATCGGCGAGCATGACTTCAAGGCCGCACTGCATCAGACTATGATCCGAATAGGGTGTGTAGCCCGCGCTGCGTTCCACGAAGCTGGCGGCCACGCTCTCGTCGGGATTGCCGGGGAAATCCACCCACAGCTTGAAATTCTTGCTTTTGATATGGGCATCAAGCTCGCGGAAGGTGACTCCGGGTTCGACCAGGCAGTAAGCCAGGTCCTCGTTCACCTCGAGAATCCGGTTCATGCGCTGCAAATCGAGCACGATAACCTTGTCCAGCCCGGTTTTCTCAAGTCCGTGCGCGCCATTACAAACAGGCTGCAATATCCCGCCAGCGCCTTTCGCCGCACTTAGCGCAACTGCCAGCTGCGCCTCATTTGCGGGCAAGACCACGCCGGCCGGAATGGCGAGGGGTGTGGCGTAGCGGGCCAGGACAGCGGGCGATCGGTCGACCGCTCCGGTGCCCAGAGCCGCTTCAATTGCTGTCAGTGCAGCCGCCTGGCGAGCCTGATCTATCATCCTTGTTTCCCCATTTGCCTATTGCTGAAGTATTTTGGGATAGCGATCGAGATTCGCAGCATCGACGGCGAAGTCCGCCGAACGCACCCCGGCCCCGATGGTGCTGGCCGGTTCGCTGTCGCGCCATGAAAAACAGCAGGTCTTGCAGCGGAGGATCGTCCAGACGACCGAGTCTTCTTCGCGCCCCCGATAATCCTCGATTGCACCGGCACTTGAACAGCGTGGACAGAGCGTATCACTCATTTTGCAGCTCCTTGCTGAAGTATCCGGATCGCCTTGCTCAGTGCATCGATGTCCGGACCGGTCGGCGGGTTGACAAGATGCGCTTCGCCGATGGGGTCGGGGCGCATAAAGCTGGTCGCGTCAATGATCAGCCGGTGGCCCTTGCCGGGCACGACTGCGGACGGATCGATCGGCACGGCGGGCATGTTGGGCAGCACGATAATATCGTCAGCGCGGGTACGCGTTGACAGTGCCCACATCACCTGGTTGAGGTCGAAGGGGTCGACATCGGCATCGACCATGATCAGATTCTTCAGGTACATCACACCGTGCGGCGTACTCAGCGCCCGCATGGCGACAGTCTTGGCAAAGCCGGCCATCCGGTTCTTGACTGAAATGATCCCGGTCAGACCATGTTGATAGAGGGCGTTGACAGCCGTGACCTCTGGAAAATCCTTGCGC comes from Sphingorhabdus sp. YGSMI21 and encodes:
- a CDS encoding alpha/beta hydrolase: MQGDTSVREEKITGRGLTSHTLLAGDPSNPAILLLHGAGPGAHAGSNWLHLMPDLAENFFVIAPDLIGFGQSVIPEPWPDNVMAWIGTRVEQCFGLLETLGIEKAHVVGNSMGGALTLQMMSEEPDWIDRVVLMGSIGAPGPRTPELVRLLSFYSDPRPSRYRQLMHSFAHDAAKFEGMDEIVSNRYKIATDPEIMKTAVKMIDSMKQGIEALNMPPSILSKLPHNVLIFHGRQDRIVPLDTSLYLIEHLQYAELYVLDRSGHWSQLERWDVMRPMMEIHFGARTF
- a CDS encoding CoA transferase; translated protein: MTRCDWGPAPTEASAKPLSGIRVLELARILAGPWCGQLLADLGAEVIKIERPGSGDDTRHWGPPFVMSDAGENLGAAYYHSANRGKRSIAVDITTAEGQDIVRSLAASADIMIENYKVGGLAKYGLDHAALSRISPRLITCSITGFGQTGPYAHRPGYDYIAQAMGGLMSMTGEPQREPQKAGIAAADLFTGVYSAVAVLAALNQRRESDVGAHIDMALLDTQVSVMGNQALNWMTSGVVPRRVGNGHANLAPYQAFPTRDGDLIIAVGNDGQFAALCRVLNIALDRDERFSTNPQRIRNRVELIKAIEEITTQWNREELFELLENAGISAGPINELDQVFANPQVIARGMAIERAGRPGVASPIVIDGVRMVSDRPAPGVSEEIGSDFK
- a CDS encoding non-oxidative hydroxyarylic acid decarboxylases subunit D, which translates into the protein MSDTLCPRCSSAGAIEDYRGREEDSVVWTILRCKTCCFSWRDSEPASTIGAGVRSADFAVDAANLDRYPKILQQ
- the tnpA gene encoding IS200/IS605 family transposase, with product MPYSRGSHTAFHHRYHIVWAPKYRFKVLHGEVRLRVREIIWQVCNELGVIIIHGALSRDHVDMLWDGRLLFSDQY
- a CDS encoding cytochrome c, which codes for MKKLIAMSLLATLSACSDEAKVKKPDGAENYALMCAGCHAPGPGHPGTMLLEQLERPVPSLIGRKDLELDYLRMIVRQGLIEMPPFRPTELSDAEIDEIYAHIMSAKPPEPVPAKSAK
- the hpaH gene encoding 2-oxo-hept-4-ene-1,7-dioate hydratase, with the protein product MNQDGGGSGTGPCDSAASLSEEEIAAFAAELDQAEQSRQQIRQFTVRRPGMSIADGYRISKRWVDLKLASGRKVFGHKIGLTSRAMQQAAGITEPDYGTLLDDMVFEQGSDVPFDRFITPKVEVELAFVLGKRIEGPGATIFDVLKATEYVIPAVEIIDSRTFPVDPATGACRIVQDTISDNAANAGIIVGGLPMRPDKIDMRWVSALLSRNGVIEETGVAAGVLNNPANGVAWLANRLAPWDQTLEAGEVVLGGSFTRPVEVRRGDVFNADFGQLGAIGFRFV
- a CDS encoding HpcH/HpaI aldolase/citrate lyase family protein, whose product is MQTPQNRFKDQLGDGPPQLGFWLALANPDIAEICSGLGYDWVLIDGEHAAQTLPAIANQLRAVDTIPACSAIVRVPGHDPVTIRQILDLGAPTIMVPMVDNAQQAAAIVKASRYPPAGDRGIGGARAARWGSYPAYVAEANERLCIIAQIETAEALDNLEAIAAVDGIDALFVGPADLAASLGLLGPANATALAQVTGETLARIRATGTPCGILSRDERLVQQYLDGGARFLAVGIDSFTLAKAAGDMARDWHNRIDAAGNGTK
- a CDS encoding TIGR02444 family protein, giving the protein MTKRDQTAASAFWQFSLDVYAKPYVAELCLALQDEHGFDVNAVLFCLWSAQGSRTVLDQSKIGEVLVRISLLNENLVHPLRDARRWVRRYIDKATDTDPAAELTKLYAALKAVELKSERQVQSALIDLSRPASVDHRTSPESAAHASLEIYRRAIAAPEAAAALLTQLVVRAFAPASKRGNSQT
- a CDS encoding FAD-dependent oxidoreductase, with the protein product MIDQARQAAALTAIEAALGTGAVDRSPAVLARYATPLAIPAGVVLPANEAQLAVALSAAKGAGGILQPVCNGAHGLEKTGLDKVIVLDLQRMNRILEVNEDLAYCLVEPGVTFRELDAHIKSKNFKLWVDFPGNPDESVAASFVERSAGYTPYSDHSLMQCGLEVMLADGRLVRTGMGAMPKSTCWQLFKFGYGPWVDGLFTQSDFAVPTKVGTWLMPEPPAFKTFMVTVESEDGLAPLLDVLGPLKLNMVVANGVAVGNALHEAALLGKKRSDYAGQGPMAASAVEAAGKALGLGYWNLYGSLYGLPDNVSILWDLVNGAFGSVPGAKVIADGRGVDPRLWSWRMGTMTGAVASPPAAIAQWSGNQALTVNPVSPVDGEDAMRLYELSRDTCAEHGFDMVSEAVAIWRSANHRQFLPSTGSDKSSAARTRACAEALIGAQAEAGFGQVFTEPGLRATVDKTFASGGLSTLHTRVKKALDPTALFASA